The genome window GCCCGTGAAGGCGGCGGACCACCTGGAGAGCTTCCTCAAGCAGCGGCTGCCGCTCACGCCCAACTCCGAGTGGCAGGTGGAGGTCGACGAGCGCCGGTGGATCCACTTCTCCCGGCGCTACGCGGCCCCGCACCTCAAGGCCTGAGGGCGGCTCAGGCCGGCAGCTCACGGCTTGAGCGGCGTGAGCTGGTAGTGGCGCAGCGGCTGCGCCACGTTCTTCACCGGCGTCTCCGTCAGCGGTCCGAAGCGCAGGCCCTGGAAGAAGGGCTCGCGTGAGCCGCCGAGCACGTCGCGCACGCTCTCCATCACCAAGGTCTCCCGGAAGCCCGCCAGCGACTGCAGGCGCGCCGTCTGGTTCATCCCGCTGGAGAAGGCGGTGTACTGGCGGTTGGGCCCGAAGAGGCCGCAGTTGGCGTTGGCCAGGTTGACGCCGACGGCCACGCCCAGCCCGGGCAGCTTCACCCGCTGGCACAGCGCGGCCACCTCCTCGCGCGCGCCGAGCGACGCGGTGAAGGCCTGGATGTCACACGCGGCGCGCACCGCCGCCTGCGCGCGCTCCAGCCGCGAGCCCTTGAAGAAGGGCGGGCCGAAGAGGCCGATGACGCAGTCGCCCACCATCTTGTCGAAGACGCCGCCGTGCTCCCAGATGCAGGCCACGGCGCGCTCGCTCCACTCGTCCACGAAGCGGCCGATGTTGCGCGGGCTGTCGAAGCCGTGCTCGCAGATGCGGGTGAAGCCGTTGATGTCCGCGAAGAGGATGCCCACCTCCTGGTCCTGCGCGCGCAGGTGCTGCGCGTAGTCCGGGTCCTGCAGCAGCGCGTCGATGACGGCGTTGGGGAAGAACTGCGACAGGTGGATGCGCTCGCGGTTGTAGTCCAGCAGGCGCTGGCTCAGCGTGGACGCCAGCACGCGGATGAGGTCCATGGCGTAGGCGGAGAAGCCCTCGTCGCTCCACAGGACGATTTTTCCCAGTGGCTCGCTGCTGGCCGAGCCGGAGATGAGCACCGCCTCGGTGGTGCGGCCGACGAACAGGCCGCGCAGCACGGACTCCTCGCCCGCGAGCAGCCGGGGGCCGTGCTGGCGGATGGCCTTCTCCAGCGCGGGGCTGGGCTGCTCGCCGCTCTCGAACTCCAGGTGCCCGTTGCGGTAGGTGCGGTAGTGCAGCACCTGGGGCTGCACCGCGTCGCGGTACATCAGGAGGAAGCCGGGCAGCCGCACGCGCCGCGCCAGCGTCAGCACGGCCTGGTCCATGCCCGCCTCGAAGACGGGGTTGGCCAGGTGGCCGTTGCACTGGAGGATGAGCTGGTGCTTCTCCGACGCGGTGTGCACGAGGCACAGCACCGTGTCGAGCTGCTCGGCGACGAGGTCCAGCACGCGCAGGGCGCGCGCGGTGGCGGCGGGCGCGGTGTGGTCTCCCGGGAAGAGCAGCCCCAGGGTGCCCACGCGGGTGCCGGCCACGTCCAGCGCCTGGGTGACGAGCGTGTCGCCGTCCAGGCTCCGCGCGCCGGAGGGCCCCTCCAGCAGCGAGCCCGGGTAGCGCTCTGCCCAGTCGCCCTCGCCCCAGGTCTGCTCGACCAGCTCCTCGTCGCGGGTGGTGATGGCGATGGCGCGGGCCCCGGTGAGCGCGAGCACGGACGGGAAGCAGCGGCGGAAGGACTGGGTGAGGTTCTCTCGCTCCCGGAGGCTCTCCTCCAGGAGGTCGTCCACGGCGCGCTGGAGGGCGCGCAGCGCCTTGTACTCCTCCAGGGTGATGTCCGTGGGCGACGGGTGCGGCTGCGACGGAGTCGACATGGCCCGGGTTCTACCGCCGCCGGGCGGTGCTGTCACAGGGAGGGCGTGTGGGGCTGGCCTCCCAGGACGCGTCCCCCGGCCACCTCGATGAGCCAGTAGCCCTCGTGGCCGGCCTCGGTGGAGGAGCCGGCGCCGAAGATGTGGGGCCGGTCGGCGGTGGCGGGGTGGTGGTAGCGCTTGTGGATGTGGCCGTGCAGCACGGCGAAGCGGGGGCCGGGCAGCAGGCGCAGCAGGGCCTCGGCGTCGCGCAGCCCGTGGTGCCAGCGGTCCGCGCGGCCCTTGGACGTGAGGGGCGCGTGGTGCACCACGACGAGCACCGCCCGCCCATCCAGCCGGGAGTCCGCCAGCACGGCCGCCAGCCCTTCGAGCTGGGCCGGGCCAATGGTCCCGAAGGACAGGCCCGGCGTGGCGGGCACCCGGGCGGACAGCAGGCCCACCACGGCGGCCTCGTCGCCCAGCAGGCGGACGAAGGGGAAGGAGCCCTCGCGACGGTGCTCGGGCAGGTCGCTCTCCAGCAGGTGGCCGAAGTGGCGCGCGAAGCGGCCGGTGCGGTGGCTGCCCGGGGTGAAGACGTCGTGGTTGCCGGGGATGACGGTGCAGCGGCGCGGGTCATCCGCCAGCGGGCCCAGGGCCTGACGGGCGCCGGAGAACTCACCCTCGAGGGCGTAGGCGGTGAGGTCGCCGGAGAGGATGAAGTGGTCGGCCCGGTGGGCCTGGGCGTCGCGGACGATGGCGGAGAGCGCCTGGGGGGCCCGGGCGTAGCGCTTCGCGCGCCCTCCCACGGTGAGCTCGGCCAGGGCCACCCAGCGCCGCCAGCCGAGCCGGCGCAGGGGGAGCGCGAAGTAGTCCTCGGTGATGTGGACGTCGGAGCAGTGGACGAAGCGCATCGGGGTGTCTCGCCTGGGCAACGGCCGGCCGGGGGCTGGCATTTCTCCCCAGATGCCCGGCGGGGGGAAGTGATTCGCAAGGTGCTCACCGCGGCGTGCCCGGCACGGTACTGTTCGAGTCATCATGACGCGGACCGCGCTCCTGCTCGCCCTCCTCCTCGGTGCCCTCCCCGCCTCCGCGCAGCCGGGCGCCTCGCGCAAGGTGGCCGTGCTCCCGTTCCAGGCCGTCTCCGCCGACGTGCCCGCCCGCGCCGGGCCGCGTGTCACGGCGCGCCTCGTCTCGGAGGTCCACGCCACCGAGGGCCTCACCGTCGCCACGCCGGCGCGCGCTCCCGGGGAGGCGCCACCCGAGCCGCCCCTCGTCACCGCGAGGGCCGCCGTGAAGGAGGCCATCGCCGCGCGGGCGGCCCGTGACTTCCCCCGCGCCAATGCCGCGCTGACCCGCGCCGTCGAGGCCTACGCCGCCGGCGCGGCGGCGCTCACCGACACCGCCGAGCTCGCCGATGCCTACGCCCTGCGCGCCGCCGTCCGCTACGCCACCGGCCGCGACTCGGAGGCCGCCGCCAGCCTCACCCAGGCGCTCACCATCGCCCCCGGGCGTCCCCTGCCGCTGGCGGAGTCCTCGCCGCTCTTCGCGCGCATGGTCGACAACGTCCGCGAGGCCCAGCAGGCC of Pyxidicoccus xibeiensis contains these proteins:
- a CDS encoding adenylate/guanylate cyclase domain-containing protein; this encodes MSTPSQPHPSPTDITLEEYKALRALQRAVDDLLEESLRERENLTQSFRRCFPSVLALTGARAIAITTRDEELVEQTWGEGDWAERYPGSLLEGPSGARSLDGDTLVTQALDVAGTRVGTLGLLFPGDHTAPAATARALRVLDLVAEQLDTVLCLVHTASEKHQLILQCNGHLANPVFEAGMDQAVLTLARRVRLPGFLLMYRDAVQPQVLHYRTYRNGHLEFESGEQPSPALEKAIRQHGPRLLAGEESVLRGLFVGRTTEAVLISGSASSEPLGKIVLWSDEGFSAYAMDLIRVLASTLSQRLLDYNRERIHLSQFFPNAVIDALLQDPDYAQHLRAQDQEVGILFADINGFTRICEHGFDSPRNIGRFVDEWSERAVACIWEHGGVFDKMVGDCVIGLFGPPFFKGSRLERAQAAVRAACDIQAFTASLGAREEVAALCQRVKLPGLGVAVGVNLANANCGLFGPNRQYTAFSSGMNQTARLQSLAGFRETLVMESVRDVLGGSREPFFQGLRFGPLTETPVKNVAQPLRHYQLTPLKP
- a CDS encoding metallophosphoesterase family protein, with the translated sequence MRFVHCSDVHITEDYFALPLRRLGWRRWVALAELTVGGRAKRYARAPQALSAIVRDAQAHRADHFILSGDLTAYALEGEFSGARQALGPLADDPRRCTVIPGNHDVFTPGSHRTGRFARHFGHLLESDLPEHRREGSFPFVRLLGDEAAVVGLLSARVPATPGLSFGTIGPAQLEGLAAVLADSRLDGRAVLVVVHHAPLTSKGRADRWHHGLRDAEALLRLLPGPRFAVLHGHIHKRYHHPATADRPHIFGAGSSTEAGHEGYWLIEVAGGRVLGGQPHTPSL